The nucleotide window CCTTCTGCAAACCTGGTACAGCGAGACCCGGCCCACCGCGGTGGAACTGGATCCGAAACAGAAGTGGACGGGACTACAGATCCTCGGTACTCGAAAGGGCGGCCCGCAGGACAAAATGGGCACGGTCGAATTTACGGCCCGTTTCCGGCAGGACGGCGCTGACCACGAGCATCACGAGGTCAGTACGTTTGTGCGCGACGACGGCGGCAGCTGGGTGTACCGCGAGGCATTGTCGCTCGAGTAGGCGGAGCTCTTAGCTCTCGAGCAACCCGCGGATGTCGTCGGCGGTGAGTTTAGATGAGAACATGGCGTCGTCGTCCATCACGGACGAGAAGAGCTTGGACTTGCCTTCCTTCAGGGCCATGACCTTCTCCTCGATGGTGTTTTTGGCGACCATTCGGTAGACCATCACATTCTTGGTCTGCCCGATCCGGTGCGTCCGGTCCACCGCCTGCGCCTCGCTGGCGGGGTTCCACCAGGGATCCAGCAGGAAGCAGTAGTCCGCTTCCGTCAGGTTCAGGCCGAAACCGCCGGCCTTGAGGCTGATCAGGAAGACTGGCGCATGCCCTTCCTTGAAGCGGTTGATCACCTCGGCCCGGCGGCGGGTGGAGCCGTCCAAGTAGGTGTATTCGACGCCCTCGACATCGAGGCGTTCGGCTGCTTTCTTGAGGAAGCTGGTGAACTGGCTGAAAATCAGTGCCCGGTGGCCTTCCGCCAGCACGTCCTCGAGTTGCTCGAAGAGGACATCCAGTTTGCTTGACGGCACGGCGGCGTAGTCATCGTGGATCAGCGAAGCATCCAGGCTGAGCATGCGCAGCAGCGTCAGCGACTGGAAGATGGTGAACCGGTTCTTGTCCATGTTGTCCACCAGGCGCATGATCTTTTGCCGCTCGCGCTGCAGGTGGGTGTCGTAAATCTTCCGGTGCTTGGCGCTGAGCTCAACCTCGAGGACCTGTTCCTGCTTCGGCGGCAGGTCCGAGGCGACCGCCTCCTTGGTGCGCCGCATCATCAGCGGCCGGATCCGCCGTCGTAATCTGGCCAGCAGTTCGGTGCTGCCGCTGCGTTCGATGGGCCGCTGGTACGTGTCCGCAAATTTCAGCGCCGAGGGGAACAGTCCCGGGGCCGTAATCGCGAAGATCGACCACAGCTCCATCAGATTGTTTTCCATGGGTGTACCGGTGATGGCCAGCTTGAACGGTGTCTGCAGGTGGCGGGCAGCTTGGTGAGCCTTGGTGGTGCGGTTCTTCACGAACTGTGCCTCGTCGAGGATCAACCCGGCCCACTTCTGCTCCTGGTAGTCCTCCGCGTTCAGTCGGAAAATTGTGTAGGAAGTGATAACGACGTCGGCCTCTGCCACCGTTTCGGACAGCGGGAGGCGGGTTCGCGCCTGGGTATCGGTGATCGAGGTGACGCGCAGGCCGGGAGCGAACCGGCGGGCTTCGGTCACCCAGTTGGGTACCACGGAGGTGGGGGCGACGACGAGGAAGGGGCCGACGTCGTTTGTTGCGGTTTCCTTAGCGTGAAGCATCAGCGCCAAAGCCTGCAGCGTCTTGCCCAGGCCCATGTCGTCGGCGAGCACTCCGCCGAGGCGATACCGCCACAGGAAGGCCAGCCAGTTAAACCCCTCGGCCTGGTAGGGACGCAGTTCCGCGTGCAGCCCGGCCGGCAGGGGCGTGGGCTCCACCTTGTCCAGCTTCAGCAGCCCGCTGACCGACTGCTGCCAGGCCTGCGCCTGCTCCGTGTCCTCGGCGAGCTCCTCGAACTCGGCCCACAGCCCGGCCTGGTACCGGCTGATCTGCAGTTCGCCGCTGCCCCGGTCCTGCAAGGCCATAGCCTCATCCACCAGTTCGCGCAGCTTGTCGAACACGGGCTGTTCCAGTGACAGGTAGGTTTTGTCCACCAGCAGGAGCTTCTTCTGCCCCTTGGACAGTGCCTTGAAGATGTCGCCGAAGGGGATCTTGCGGCCGGCCACCGTGACCATGACACCCAGATCGAACCAGTCGGTCTGCTCGGTTTCCACGGTACTGATGGTCAGTTCCGGCGTCTCGGTGAGCTCGCGATAGTCAGGCTGCTCGCCGATGACGTCCACGCGCACGCCGTCGATCTTTTCCAGCCTGGGAATCGTCTCCTGCGTGAAATCCACGGCGCCCATGTCCTTAACCGTGGTTTCGGCCGGAATGTGCTCAACGTGCAGGACTTTGCGGACGGCAGCCTTCAACTCGGCTTCGGCTTCCGCGTCCCGGTAGCCGGTTTCCTGCGGTTCTGCTTCGAGCGGCTTGCGGGCCGCCGACTCTTTCCGGCCGTATTCGAAGGCCCATTCCAGCTTCAGGCTGTTCGCTTTGCCGTAGGTCGCCGTAAGGACAAGCGTAGGCGGCAGGATTTCGGGCAGCTCCACGGAGGCGTCGCTGCTGGTGACGCTAATGGTGCGCTGCAGCCGGGGATAGACCTGTTCGAGGAACTGCGGGACATCCTGCTCAGGAACGGCGACGGCGGCAGGCCGCTGCAGCAGCTGCTGCTCGCCGGCAGTCAACTGCTTTCGAGTGGGAGCCAGCGTGATTTGGCGTAGCACGTTGTCGTAGCTGTACGCTCCGTGGTTGCCGATGGCACCGGCCATTTCCAGCGGCTGCGGCGTCCCGTCGATGTAGAGCGAGGGCTCCAGGGTCAGGCCCGACTCAGGCGCCCGGGCGTCCAGACGGAGCTCGGCGTGCCGGCCGATGATGACCGCGGTGTCCGCCTTGGCGCCGAGCATGGCAATGCCAAGGCGCTTGGCCTCGTCAAGTAATTGCCACAGCAGCGGGCTGCTGAACTCATCCAGGTACAGCCAGTCATTGTCTTCGCCGAAATGCAGCTGGCCGCTGGCGCGGTGGAGCGGCACGAATTGCGAAAACCAGCGGTGCTGCTCGGGATCCAGACTCATTCCGAAGGTCTTGAAACTGATGGAATTCCAGCGCAGATTGTTCCTGACCCAGCGGTCCTTGTCGTTCCGGACCACCGGGCGTACGCCGAGCTGGATCCGGTTGGTAGGCACGCGGCCGCTATGGCTCACACCCGATCCGGGCCGCCATTGCTGGTGCGCCTGCAAGGTCTGGTCCCGCACTTCGAACTGCAGCCCCAGCGGCATCAGGCGGCTGCGTGTCTTGCGGCCGATGCTGCTGGCAGCGCGCTTCGGGGTGGACTGCGGTCCCGTTGCCAGCAACGAGTCCAGCGCCTGCTGCCACTGCGGAATCGCCGGAGAAGCCGATGCACCGTAACCGGCAAATGGAGTGGATTCAGCGGACAGCTTGAATTCCTCGCTCGCGCGCAGATTCATCAGGTTGCCGTACAGCAGGGTCGCCGCCACGTGTTTGCAGTCGTAACCCACCGGGCAGCTGCAGGAATTATCGAGCAGGCTGTAACCGCCGTCGTGCTTCTTCTTGAGCTGGACCCGGCAGCGGTACGGAACCGCAGCGGTGCCGTTGACTCTGCTCTGCAGCACGCCGGTGTCCGGATCCCAGGTCAGATCCTCCACGGTGTTGCCCGAGGAGTAAGCCTTGCCGCGGGCGAAGGCGGCACCGCCGACATGGCGGATGATCTCGCCGGCATCCACCTGCGGAAAAGAAAGTTGGGGCACGTCTTCCATCTTGTCACGCACGGCCGACAGGCTGTGGCCCGGTTCGCGCTGGGCTCACAGCCGCAGCAGCACCTCACCTACTTGCTGGTGCCACTGTCCGGTTCGAGTTCCGTTCCCGCGGCAACCAGCCGGTCCGCCGGGACCTGGTTTCCGGCGCCGAGAACGGTGATGCCGCCGTCGTCGCCGATCTTTGAATTGCGGCCGACGACGACGCTATCGTCGGCGATGACCCGGACCAGCCGGGCATCCGGTCCCACCCGGACGTTGTGCAGGAGGACGGAATCCGCAACGACGGCGCCTTCTTCCACGACGGTACCGGGGCCGATGACGCTGCGCTGCACAGTCCCGTGAACCGTAGCTCCCGCCGCGATCAGGCTGTCCTCGATCCGCGCGCCGGCGGCAATGTACGCGGGCATCAGCTGCGGGCTGGCGGTCAGGACGGGCCACCCCGGATCATGCAGGTTGAATCCGCCGCCGTCGAGCAGTTCCATGTGCGCTTCCCAGTAGCTGGGCACCGTACCGAGGTCACGCCAGTACCCGTCCAGCCGGTGCTCGGCCACTGCAGCCTTTTCCACCAGATACGGGACTAGGCTGTCCCCGTAGTCCTTTAGCCCGGCCTCCGAGTCGGCGAGCAGATCCATGGTGTCGAGCAGGACCTCGGCGTCGTAGAGGAAGACCTCCGCGGCCACCAGCTTGCCCTGCGGTTCCTCCGGCTTGTAGTCGAATCCGGTGACCCGGCCGCCGTCAGCCTGGACCACGCCGTAACGGGAGGTATCGCCGTCGATCTCTGTGGTGACCATGGTCATTGCGGCTTCGGCCTGAAGGTGCGTATCGACCACGTCACGGAAATCCAGCCGGTACAGATGGTCGGCGCTGAGGACCAGGACCAGATCTGGATTGAAATCGCGGATCAGCTTGGCCTGCCGGTAGAGCGCATCCGCGTTGCCTTCGGCGAAACCCTCACCGTCCGCGCCCTGGTACGGCGGCAGGATTTGCAGGCCGCCGTGGGTGCGGTCAAGATCCCAGGGCCGGCCGTTGGCGATGTGGTCGTTCAGCGAATAGGGCAGGTACTGCTCCACAATCCAGACGTCCGAAATATGGCTGTGCTTCAGGTTGGACAGCGGGATGTCGATCAAGCGGTAGTGGCTGCCGAACGGGACCGAGGGTTTGGACCGCTGGTCCGTCAGCACGCCCAAACGGCCGCCCGCTCCGCCGGCGAGAATGATTGCCAGGATACTCGGTCGTTTCATCTTCCAAGCCTACTGACTGCCGCGCTTCGCCGTGCGAACGACGGCGGAGCCTTACCTTTGGCGACAAGCACTGTTAGCGTGGAAAACACCGGCCGCAGGCACTGTAACGCAGCCTGGGAACGCCGCCCGAGGATGAGAAGGAGAAGGTCAATGAGCACTGACGCCAGCAATCCGCAAGAGGATCGGACGACCGAGCCGGAGGGGACCATCCCCAACACACAGGACGGCGTGGGCATGGGCGCCGGGGGAGAGGCCAGCACCTTCGAACCGGAAGAAACCCCGGAGGCCGCTCCCGAGGACACCGGGCATTCGGACAGCGGTTCTGACCGTAGCAGCGGCTCGGGCAGCAGCAGCTCTTCCGAGAGCGGCACCGATGACCTGAACGACGGGCGGCCCGCCCCGGTGGCGCACGAGGAACGTTCGCCGGACCTCGGCGTGCCCGAGCAGGCCTCCGCCGAGGACGCATCAGCCGATCCGGAATCCGTCGAAGTCCCCGCGGCCGGCGAACCCACGGGACCGGCGGCGGAAAAGGACCGGGAGGAACCGGACGACCGCGGTCTGACCACGGACACCTCTTCCAGCGAGTAACGGCAGGCAGCAGCCGTCCTTCCGGATGGGGCGCCGGAGGGACGGCTGCTGCGTGCTTGCGTTCTTTACGGCCGGGAGCGGGCCAGCGGGTTAACCAGCGTTCCCTGCAACTGCAGGCTGCCGGATGGATCAGCCAGATCCAGCATCTGCTGGTTGTTGCGCAGCTGCAGCCGGTTCAGGCAGGAAAGCGTGAACTGCGGCGCGAAAAGATCGTGCCGGGCGAAGGCATCCGCCAGCTCGGGATGCTCCTCCTGGTATTCATTCACGACGGCGGCGACGGTGCGCCAGAACTGAAGCTGGTCCAGTTCGCCGTGCTCGTGCAGGACCGCGGCGAGGAAACGGAAGAAGCAATCGAAGACGTCGGTGAAAATGGAGAGCACTTTGTCCTGCTCCGGCACCTCGACCCGAATGCGCGCAGCCTCGGCCGGTACGTGAACCGAGTCGCCCAGCAGCACGATCTCTTCGCCAATGTCCTTCATGATGGCGCGCACCGGTACGCCGTCCTGCAGCACCAGGATCAGGTTTTCGCCATGCGGCATGAAGACCAGTTCGTAGCGGTAGAAGCAGTGCAGGACGGGGACCAGGTACGCCCGCAGGTAGCGCGTCAGCCAGGCTGCCGCCGACAGGCCCGAGCGGCGTATCAAGGCGGCGGCCATCGGCTGGCCGTCCGCATCCACGTGCAGCAGCGATGCCATGGTGGCCAACTGTTCTCCCGGTGCCAGCGAAGGCATCGGGCTTTCCCGCCACAGGGCCGAAAGCATTTTGCGGTGTCCGGAACCGGCGGGCGAGCCGGCCTCGAAATAGCGGTTGCGGTAGCCGATGGCAGCGGTTTCGCGCAGAATGCTGAAGCCTTGGTCCTGCAGAGTTCCGTCGGACTCGACAAGGCGGTAGACCCAGTCGTTGATGGCCGGCGTGCTCTCCATATAGTCGGGTGAGAGCCCGCGCATGAAGCCCATGTTCAGGACCGACAGCGCCGTTTTGACGTAGCACTTGGTGCCGGTAGTCCGGTTGAAGAACGTACGGATTGACTGCTGCGCCTGGTACAGATCCTCGCCGGGCCCCAGGTAGACGATGTGCTGCCGGGCGATCTCGGCGGCGAAGGTGACCGTCAGCTTGTTCTCCCACTGCCAGGGATGGACCGGCATCAACAGGTAGTCCTCCGGCAGCAGGCCACGCGAGGTCAGCTCGGCGTCGTAGACGGCCAGGGCGGCCGCACCGAGCTCGGCCTCCATGTGCTCCCGGTAGCCCAGTCCGTTGATCGCGTGGAACGCCGCGTGGTTTTGGTGCACCGCAATCCACACCAGGCGGACGCTGCTGCCGGTCTCCGGCGCGTACGCGAGATAGTCCTGCAGGCCGAAACCGAGCCGGCCGTTGTTCGCGACGAAACAGGGGTGCCCCTCGGACATGGACCGCTCGATGGTCTGGAAGTCGGCGGCGGGATCTGCCCCGCGCGTGACGCCCTGAGCCAGCGCCGTGGAAGCCGGGGCGGCCGGACGAGTGGCCGGATCCTCCGCAGTATCCGCGAGGGGATCCGCGGCCTGCCCGGAATTCTTGTAGGCGTGTCCGGAGAGCGTGCTGCTGATCTCCTCCAGATAGACCGGGAGCATGGCCTCGTTGATGCCGAGGGTCCGGCGGAACTCCGTGATGAAGTCGAGGGCATCGAGGGGCCGCTCCGCTCCATCGATCACGCGGTGGATGCTGGCAGCGGGGATCAGCCAGTGGTCCAGCTCCAGCAGTTCGGCGGCGAAGAGATACTGCACCCGCCCGTCGTCGGAGACCAGCCGGTA belongs to Arthrobacter crystallopoietes and includes:
- a CDS encoding YchJ family protein, with amino-acid sequence MKSTASSIDDSSALCPCQSGQEYAECCGRFHRGDAAAGTAEELMRSRYSAFAVGAEDYLLQTWYSETRPTAVELDPKQKWTGLQILGTRKGGPQDKMGTVEFTARFRQDGADHEHHEVSTFVRDDGGSWVYREALSLE
- a CDS encoding DEAD/DEAH box helicase, whose amino-acid sequence is MRDKMEDVPQLSFPQVDAGEIIRHVGGAAFARGKAYSSGNTVEDLTWDPDTGVLQSRVNGTAAVPYRCRVQLKKKHDGGYSLLDNSCSCPVGYDCKHVAATLLYGNLMNLRASEEFKLSAESTPFAGYGASASPAIPQWQQALDSLLATGPQSTPKRAASSIGRKTRSRLMPLGLQFEVRDQTLQAHQQWRPGSGVSHSGRVPTNRIQLGVRPVVRNDKDRWVRNNLRWNSISFKTFGMSLDPEQHRWFSQFVPLHRASGQLHFGEDNDWLYLDEFSSPLLWQLLDEAKRLGIAMLGAKADTAVIIGRHAELRLDARAPESGLTLEPSLYIDGTPQPLEMAGAIGNHGAYSYDNVLRQITLAPTRKQLTAGEQQLLQRPAAVAVPEQDVPQFLEQVYPRLQRTISVTSSDASVELPEILPPTLVLTATYGKANSLKLEWAFEYGRKESAARKPLEAEPQETGYRDAEAEAELKAAVRKVLHVEHIPAETTVKDMGAVDFTQETIPRLEKIDGVRVDVIGEQPDYRELTETPELTISTVETEQTDWFDLGVMVTVAGRKIPFGDIFKALSKGQKKLLLVDKTYLSLEQPVFDKLRELVDEAMALQDRGSGELQISRYQAGLWAEFEELAEDTEQAQAWQQSVSGLLKLDKVEPTPLPAGLHAELRPYQAEGFNWLAFLWRYRLGGVLADDMGLGKTLQALALMLHAKETATNDVGPFLVVAPTSVVPNWVTEARRFAPGLRVTSITDTQARTRLPLSETVAEADVVITSYTIFRLNAEDYQEQKWAGLILDEAQFVKNRTTKAHQAARHLQTPFKLAITGTPMENNLMELWSIFAITAPGLFPSALKFADTYQRPIERSGSTELLARLRRRIRPLMMRRTKEAVASDLPPKQEQVLEVELSAKHRKIYDTHLQRERQKIMRLVDNMDKNRFTIFQSLTLLRMLSLDASLIHDDYAAVPSSKLDVLFEQLEDVLAEGHRALIFSQFTSFLKKAAERLDVEGVEYTYLDGSTRRRAEVINRFKEGHAPVFLISLKAGGFGLNLTEADYCFLLDPWWNPASEAQAVDRTHRIGQTKNVMVYRMVAKNTIEEKVMALKEGKSKLFSSVMDDDAMFSSKLTADDIRGLLES
- a CDS encoding glucose-1-phosphate adenylyltransferase family protein is translated as MKRPSILAIILAGGAGGRLGVLTDQRSKPSVPFGSHYRLIDIPLSNLKHSHISDVWIVEQYLPYSLNDHIANGRPWDLDRTHGGLQILPPYQGADGEGFAEGNADALYRQAKLIRDFNPDLVLVLSADHLYRLDFRDVVDTHLQAEAAMTMVTTEIDGDTSRYGVVQADGGRVTGFDYKPEEPQGKLVAAEVFLYDAEVLLDTMDLLADSEAGLKDYGDSLVPYLVEKAAVAEHRLDGYWRDLGTVPSYWEAHMELLDGGGFNLHDPGWPVLTASPQLMPAYIAAGARIEDSLIAAGATVHGTVQRSVIGPGTVVEEGAVVADSVLLHNVRVGPDARLVRVIADDSVVVGRNSKIGDDGGITVLGAGNQVPADRLVAAGTELEPDSGTSK
- a CDS encoding IucA/IucC family protein — translated: MTTAADSRHAPLPTHDVPAHDAAFHPGAWRNVTTPETTAGEPVHLTPARWAAANRHLVRKALAEFSHERIFTPEPRGGGAYRLVSDDGRVQYLFAAELLELDHWLIPAASIHRVIDGAERPLDALDFITEFRRTLGINEAMLPVYLEEISSTLSGHAYKNSGQAADPLADTAEDPATRPAAPASTALAQGVTRGADPAADFQTIERSMSEGHPCFVANNGRLGFGLQDYLAYAPETGSSVRLVWIAVHQNHAAFHAINGLGYREHMEAELGAAALAVYDAELTSRGLLPEDYLLMPVHPWQWENKLTVTFAAEIARQHIVYLGPGEDLYQAQQSIRTFFNRTTGTKCYVKTALSVLNMGFMRGLSPDYMESTPAINDWVYRLVESDGTLQDQGFSILRETAAIGYRNRYFEAGSPAGSGHRKMLSALWRESPMPSLAPGEQLATMASLLHVDADGQPMAAALIRRSGLSAAAWLTRYLRAYLVPVLHCFYRYELVFMPHGENLILVLQDGVPVRAIMKDIGEEIVLLGDSVHVPAEAARIRVEVPEQDKVLSIFTDVFDCFFRFLAAVLHEHGELDQLQFWRTVAAVVNEYQEEHPELADAFARHDLFAPQFTLSCLNRLQLRNNQQMLDLADPSGSLQLQGTLVNPLARSRP